The following are from one region of the Quadrisphaera setariae genome:
- the carA gene encoding glutamine-hydrolyzing carbamoyl-phosphate synthase small subunit, which produces MSTTTTTDSAALLLLEDGRAFTGQAYGALGETVGEAVFCTAMTGYQETITDPSYHRQVVVMTAPHIGNTGWNDEDDESARIWVAGFVVRDPARRASSWRSRRELEQELVSQGVVGISGVDTRALTRHLRERGAMRVGVFSGPALTGASREQLLERVRTGAQMSGADLAGQVSTADAYVVPAIGDKRLTVAAVDLGIKSNTPRELARRGAEVHVLPALATLEDVLAVSPDGVFFSNGPGDPSAATHEVELLQQVLERKIPFFGICYGNQLLGRALGLGTYKLRYGHRGVNQPVLDRSTGRVEVTAHNHGFAVDAPLEGSTTTPFGQVEVSHVGLNDGVVEGLRVTGAPAFSVQYHPEAAAGPHDANYLFDRFVALVADPGAPLPPLLNAPKPTSSTTGGDGDPVQPATSHEKGDR; this is translated from the coding sequence ATGAGCACCACCACGACGACGGACAGCGCCGCGCTGCTGCTGCTGGAGGACGGCCGCGCCTTCACCGGCCAGGCCTACGGGGCCCTCGGTGAGACCGTCGGCGAGGCGGTCTTCTGCACCGCCATGACCGGCTACCAGGAGACCATCACCGACCCCAGCTACCACCGCCAGGTGGTGGTCATGACCGCGCCGCACATCGGCAACACCGGCTGGAACGACGAGGACGACGAGTCCGCCCGCATCTGGGTGGCCGGCTTCGTCGTCCGCGACCCCGCCCGCCGCGCCTCCAGCTGGCGCTCGCGCCGCGAGCTCGAGCAGGAGCTGGTCTCCCAGGGGGTGGTGGGGATCTCCGGCGTCGACACCCGCGCGCTGACCCGCCACCTGCGCGAGCGCGGCGCCATGCGCGTCGGCGTCTTCTCCGGCCCGGCCCTGACCGGCGCCTCGCGCGAGCAGCTGCTGGAGCGCGTCCGCACCGGGGCGCAGATGAGCGGCGCCGACCTCGCCGGCCAGGTGAGCACCGCCGACGCCTACGTCGTCCCCGCGATCGGCGACAAGCGCCTCACGGTGGCGGCGGTCGACCTGGGCATCAAGTCCAACACCCCCCGCGAGCTGGCCAGGCGCGGCGCCGAGGTCCACGTGCTCCCCGCGCTGGCCACCCTCGAGGACGTGCTCGCCGTCAGCCCGGACGGCGTCTTCTTCTCCAACGGCCCGGGGGACCCCAGCGCCGCCACCCACGAGGTCGAGCTGCTGCAGCAGGTGCTCGAGCGCAAGATCCCGTTCTTCGGGATCTGCTACGGCAACCAGCTGCTGGGACGCGCGCTCGGCCTGGGCACCTACAAGCTGCGCTACGGCCACCGCGGTGTGAACCAGCCGGTGCTCGACAGGTCCACGGGGCGCGTGGAGGTCACCGCCCACAACCACGGCTTCGCCGTGGACGCCCCGCTCGAGGGCTCCACCACCACCCCGTTCGGGCAGGTGGAGGTCAGCCACGTCGGCCTCAACGACGGCGTGGTCGAGGGGCTGCGCGTCACCGGCGCCCCGGCCTTCTCGGTGCAGTACCACCCGGAGGCCGCCGCCGGTCCGCACGACGCGAACTACCTGTTCGACAGGTTCGTCGCGCTCGTCGCCGACCCGGGCGCGCCCCTGCCGCCGCTGCTGAACGCGCCCAAGCCGACCAGCTCCACCACCGGCGGCGACGGCGACCCCGTCCAGCCCGCCACGAGCCACGAGAAGGGCGACCGCTGA
- the pyrF gene encoding orotidine-5'-phosphate decarboxylase — MSHQSDQPVRQPVREQGQQRAGRPESFGVRLAAAMDAHGPLCVGIDPSAALLGAWGLSDDVSGLERFSRTVVEAVAGSCAAVKPQAAFFERHGSRGVAVLEQVVADARAAGVLCVVDAKRGDIGSTMAAYADAFAGEGSPLAGDAVTASPFLGFGSLDPLLAVAERTGRGVFVLALTSNPEGASVQHARGDGGVAVAAAVARAAAQRNAAAQAAGDPLGSVGLVVGATTGDAASRLAVDLAAVHGPLLAPGIGAQGAGPADLARVFGSARRAVLASSSREVLGAGPSVRALQEAAVRSADACRAALRDAE, encoded by the coding sequence ATGAGCCACCAGAGCGACCAGCCGGTCCGGCAGCCGGTCCGGGAGCAGGGCCAGCAGCGCGCGGGGCGACCGGAGTCGTTCGGTGTGCGGCTCGCCGCCGCCATGGACGCCCACGGCCCGCTCTGCGTGGGTATCGACCCCTCTGCGGCCCTCCTGGGCGCCTGGGGCCTGTCCGACGACGTCAGCGGCCTGGAGCGGTTCTCCCGGACCGTCGTGGAGGCCGTGGCGGGCTCCTGCGCGGCGGTCAAGCCGCAGGCGGCGTTCTTCGAGCGCCACGGCAGCCGCGGCGTGGCCGTCCTGGAGCAGGTGGTCGCCGATGCCCGGGCCGCCGGGGTGCTGTGCGTCGTGGACGCCAAGCGGGGGGACATCGGCTCGACGATGGCCGCCTACGCCGACGCGTTCGCCGGGGAGGGCTCGCCCCTCGCCGGGGACGCCGTGACGGCCTCCCCGTTCCTGGGCTTCGGGTCGCTGGACCCGCTGCTGGCGGTGGCCGAGCGCACCGGCCGCGGCGTGTTCGTCCTCGCGCTGACCTCCAACCCCGAGGGCGCGTCCGTGCAGCACGCCCGCGGCGACGGCGGGGTGGCCGTCGCCGCGGCCGTGGCCCGCGCCGCCGCGCAGCGCAACGCCGCAGCTCAGGCCGCTGGTGACCCGCTCGGGTCCGTGGGGCTCGTGGTGGGCGCGACCACGGGCGACGCCGCCTCGCGCCTGGCGGTGGACCTCGCCGCGGTGCACGGCCCGCTGCTCGCCCCGGGCATCGGAGCGCAGGGGGCGGGCCCGGCTGACCTGGCCCGCGTCTTCGGCTCCGCGCGTCGCGCCGTGCTCGCGTCCTCCAGCCGGGAGGTGCTCGGCGCCGGACCCTCGGTGCGGGCCCTCCAGGAAGCCGCTGTACGGTCGGCCGACGCCTGCCGGGCTGCTCTGCGTGACGCCGAGTGA
- the mihF gene encoding integration host factor, actinobacterial type, translated as MPLPNLTPEQRAAALEKAAAARRERAEVKNRLKHSQGDLGDVIREGQENDVVGKMKVSALLEALPGVGKVRAAKVMEEIGISETRRVRGLGANQISALIERFGR; from the coding sequence GTGCCGCTCCCGAACCTGACCCCCGAGCAGCGTGCTGCAGCCCTGGAGAAGGCCGCTGCCGCCCGTCGTGAGCGCGCGGAGGTGAAGAACCGCCTCAAGCACTCCCAGGGCGACCTCGGCGACGTGATCCGCGAGGGCCAGGAGAACGACGTCGTCGGCAAGATGAAGGTCTCCGCCCTCCTCGAGGCCCTCCCGGGCGTGGGCAAGGTCCGCGCGGCGAAGGTCATGGAGGAGATCGGCATCTCCGAGACCCGTCGCGTGCGCGGTCTGGGCGCCAACCAGATCAGCGCCCTCATCGAGCGCTTCGGCCGCTGA
- a CDS encoding PH-like domain-containing protein produces the protein MDQVIAGLVLLALVPVIWWLMLRAWRRRAAQQAAGTGDLPALSAPAPLPAGAGEQWVGSDADGLTTGTATDPAAADRAARTVTGTYVSTVVSGRPFERVTAHGLGSRSLVELEAVSADPQAPHQAALLLRRPGAASFSIPAADLVRVTRARGQAGKVMFGKEDLVVVTWRLGGAGGTEVDSAVRTKPQQDADRLVALVEGLIPSAGQKTPGKDAA, from the coding sequence GTGGACCAGGTGATCGCGGGCCTCGTGCTGCTGGCCCTCGTCCCCGTCATCTGGTGGCTCATGCTCCGCGCCTGGCGCCGCCGCGCCGCGCAGCAGGCCGCCGGGACCGGCGACCTGCCGGCCCTGTCCGCCCCCGCCCCGCTGCCGGCCGGTGCGGGCGAGCAGTGGGTGGGCAGCGACGCCGACGGCCTCACGACCGGCACCGCGACCGACCCGGCTGCGGCTGACCGGGCCGCCCGCACGGTGACCGGCACCTACGTCTCCACGGTCGTCTCCGGCCGCCCCTTCGAGCGCGTCACCGCGCACGGCCTGGGCAGCCGCAGCCTCGTGGAGCTGGAGGCCGTCTCGGCCGACCCGCAGGCCCCCCACCAGGCGGCCCTGCTGCTGCGCCGACCCGGCGCAGCCTCGTTCTCGATCCCCGCCGCAGACCTCGTGCGCGTGACCCGCGCCCGGGGCCAGGCGGGCAAGGTGATGTTCGGCAAGGAGGACCTCGTCGTGGTGACCTGGCGGCTCGGTGGAGCAGGCGGAACGGAGGTGGACAGCGCCGTGCGGACCAAGCCGCAGCAGGACGCAGACCGCCTCGTCGCCCTGGTGGAGGGCCTCATCCCCTCCGCCGGGCAGAAGACCCCCGGGAAGGACGCCGCATGA
- a CDS encoding dihydroorotase translates to METTLITGARPFGGEPADLLLRDGTIAETGAAGSLTAPDGARTVQAEGLIALPGLVDLHTHLREPGREDAETVETGTRAAALGGFTAVHAMANTAPVADTAGVVEQVWRLGRQAGWCDVRPVGAVTIGLAGERLAELGAMADSAAGVRVFSDDGKCVFDAVLMRRALEYVKAFDGVVAQHAQEPRLTEGAQMNESALSGVLGLRGWPAVAEEAVIARDVLLAGHVGSRLHVCHVSTAGSVEIVRWAKERGVDVTAEVTPHHLLLTDELVRGYDPVYKVNPPLRSDDDVRALRAGVADGTIDVVATDHAPHPVEDKDCEWSAAAMGMTGLETALSVVVQALVEPGHLDWAGVARVMSQTPSRIGRVAGQGGGLATGDPAHVVLLDPTARWTVDPAAMATKGRNSPFAGRELPGRVVATFYGGHPTVLDGALATPRPATGLDAQGDSWTR, encoded by the coding sequence ATGGAGACCACCCTCATCACGGGTGCCCGCCCGTTCGGCGGCGAGCCCGCGGACCTGCTGCTGCGCGACGGCACCATCGCGGAGACCGGCGCCGCCGGGTCCCTGACCGCCCCCGACGGCGCGCGCACCGTCCAGGCCGAGGGCCTCATCGCCCTTCCGGGCCTCGTGGACCTGCACACCCACCTGCGCGAGCCGGGCCGCGAGGACGCCGAGACCGTCGAGACCGGCACGCGCGCCGCCGCGCTCGGCGGCTTCACCGCGGTGCACGCCATGGCCAACACCGCACCGGTCGCCGACACCGCCGGTGTGGTCGAGCAGGTGTGGCGGCTGGGCCGCCAGGCCGGCTGGTGCGACGTGCGCCCCGTCGGCGCCGTGACGATCGGCCTCGCGGGCGAGCGCCTCGCCGAGCTGGGCGCCATGGCCGACTCCGCCGCCGGCGTGCGCGTCTTCTCCGACGACGGCAAGTGCGTCTTCGACGCCGTCCTCATGCGCCGCGCGCTGGAGTACGTCAAGGCGTTCGACGGCGTCGTCGCCCAGCACGCCCAGGAGCCGCGCCTCACCGAGGGGGCGCAGATGAACGAGTCGGCGCTGTCCGGCGTGCTCGGCCTGCGCGGCTGGCCCGCGGTCGCCGAGGAGGCGGTCATCGCCCGCGACGTGCTGCTCGCCGGTCACGTCGGCTCCCGGCTGCACGTCTGCCACGTCTCCACCGCCGGGTCCGTCGAGATCGTGCGGTGGGCCAAGGAGCGCGGCGTCGACGTCACCGCCGAGGTCACCCCCCACCACCTCCTCCTCACCGACGAGCTGGTCCGCGGGTACGACCCCGTCTACAAGGTCAACCCGCCGCTGCGGTCCGACGACGACGTGCGCGCGCTGCGCGCCGGCGTGGCCGACGGCACCATCGACGTCGTCGCCACCGACCACGCCCCCCACCCCGTGGAGGACAAGGACTGCGAGTGGTCCGCCGCCGCCATGGGCATGACCGGCCTGGAGACGGCCCTGTCCGTGGTGGTGCAGGCCCTCGTCGAGCCCGGCCACCTCGACTGGGCCGGCGTCGCGCGCGTCATGTCGCAGACCCCCTCCCGCATCGGCCGCGTGGCGGGCCAGGGCGGGGGGCTCGCCACCGGAGACCCGGCCCACGTGGTCCTGCTCGACCCGACCGCGCGCTGGACCGTCGACCCGGCCGCCATGGCCACCAAGGGCCGCAACAGCCCCTTCGCCGGCCGCGAGCTGCCCGGCCGCGTGGTGGCGACCTTCTACGGCGGGCACCCCACCGTGCTCGACGGCGCCCTGGCCACCCCGCGTCCCGCCACCGGCCTCGACGCGCAGGGGGACTCGTGGACCAGGTGA
- the carB gene encoding carbamoyl-phosphate synthase large subunit, whose product MPRREDLHSVLVIGSGPIVIGQAAEFDYSGTQACRVLRAEGLRVVLVNSNPATIMTDPEVADATYVEPITSEVIEAIIAKERPDAVLATLGGQTALNAAIALHESGVLAKYDCELIGADVPAIQLGEDRQAFKGVVERCGAESARSRTAHSMEECLEVAAELGYPLVVRPSFTMGGLGSGFAHDEADLRRIAGAGLHASPTTEVLLEESILGWKEYELELMRDHADNVVVVCSIENFDPMGVHTGDSITVAPAMTLTDREYQRMRDVGIAVIREVGVDTGGCNIQFAINPADGRMIVIEMNPRVSRSSALASKATGFPIAKIAAKLAVGYSLDEVANDITRKTPASFEPTLDYVVVKVPRFAFEKFPAADASLTTTMKSVGEAMAIGRSFPEALQKALRSVEQRGATFSWGGAAPTSAEVDALLEKAKVPTDGRIVTAQQALRGGASVERVHEATKIDPWFLDQMLLIEEVAAKVAAAPEVDEALLRTAKKHGFSDAQLAQLRGLTEPEVRALRHRLGVRPVFKTVDTCAAEFAAQTPYHYSAYESTSEGESEVVASERRKVVVLGSGPNRIGQGVEFDYSCVHAVMALRDAGFEAVLVNCNPETVSTDYDTSDRLYFEPLTLEDVLEVLHAEAASGELVGVIATLGGQTPLGLAAQLEAEGIPVLGTTPAAIDLAEDRGEFGRVLAQAGLRAPQFGTATSVEQARAVAEEIGFPVLVRPSYVLGGRGMQIVYDEGSLEEYVRRATVASPDHPVLVDRFLDDAVEIDVDALFDGTDVYLGGVMEHIEEAGVHSGDSACVLPPVTLGSSVLARVREATEGIARGVGVRGLLNVQFALASDVLYVLEANPRASRTVPFVAKATGVALAKAAARIAVGATIAELRAEGLLPATGDGGDLPADSPISVKEAVLPFKRFLTPDGLVVDSLLGPEMRSTGEVMGIDVDFPSAFAKSQAAAYGGLPLSGTVFVSVADPDKRAVIFPVKRLVDLGFRVLATEGTAMMLRRNGVASTVVRKHSSGTGADGEPTVVERILAGEVDLVINTPSAGESSTAAGARADGYEIRAATAAMDVPVFTTVQQLAAAAAAIDTAHAARAAGEPVRVRSLQEHAEYLKTTR is encoded by the coding sequence ATGCCGCGCCGCGAAGACCTGCACTCCGTCCTCGTCATCGGTTCCGGCCCGATCGTCATCGGCCAGGCCGCGGAGTTCGACTACTCGGGGACCCAGGCGTGCCGCGTGCTGCGCGCCGAGGGCCTGCGCGTGGTCCTCGTCAACTCCAACCCGGCGACGATCATGACGGACCCGGAGGTCGCCGACGCCACGTACGTCGAGCCGATCACCTCCGAGGTCATCGAGGCGATCATCGCCAAGGAGCGCCCCGACGCGGTGCTCGCGACCCTCGGCGGGCAGACCGCGCTCAACGCGGCCATCGCGCTGCACGAGAGCGGCGTGCTGGCCAAGTACGACTGCGAGCTCATCGGCGCCGACGTCCCCGCCATCCAGCTGGGCGAGGACCGCCAGGCCTTCAAGGGCGTGGTGGAGCGCTGCGGCGCCGAGAGCGCCCGCAGCCGCACCGCCCACTCCATGGAGGAGTGCCTCGAGGTCGCCGCCGAGCTGGGGTACCCGCTCGTCGTCAGGCCGTCCTTCACCATGGGCGGCCTCGGCTCGGGCTTCGCCCACGACGAGGCCGACCTGCGCCGCATCGCCGGGGCGGGCCTGCACGCCAGCCCCACCACCGAGGTGCTCCTGGAGGAGTCGATCCTCGGCTGGAAGGAGTACGAGCTCGAGCTCATGCGCGACCACGCCGACAACGTCGTGGTCGTCTGCTCGATCGAGAACTTCGACCCCATGGGCGTGCACACCGGTGACTCGATCACGGTGGCGCCGGCCATGACGCTCACCGACCGCGAGTACCAGCGCATGCGCGACGTCGGCATCGCCGTCATCCGCGAGGTCGGCGTCGACACCGGCGGCTGCAACATCCAGTTCGCGATCAACCCGGCCGACGGCCGCATGATCGTCATCGAGATGAACCCGCGCGTCTCGCGCTCCTCGGCGCTGGCGTCCAAGGCGACGGGCTTCCCCATCGCCAAGATCGCCGCGAAGCTCGCCGTGGGGTACAGCCTCGACGAGGTCGCGAACGACATCACCCGCAAGACCCCGGCGAGCTTCGAGCCGACGCTCGACTACGTCGTGGTCAAGGTGCCCCGCTTCGCCTTCGAGAAGTTCCCCGCCGCGGACGCCTCCCTCACGACGACGATGAAGAGCGTCGGCGAGGCGATGGCCATCGGCAGGTCCTTCCCCGAGGCGCTGCAGAAGGCGCTGCGGTCGGTGGAGCAGCGCGGCGCGACGTTCTCCTGGGGCGGCGCGGCTCCCACGTCCGCCGAGGTCGACGCGCTCCTGGAGAAGGCGAAGGTCCCGACCGACGGCCGGATCGTGACCGCGCAGCAGGCGCTGCGCGGCGGCGCCAGCGTCGAGCGCGTCCACGAGGCCACCAAGATCGACCCGTGGTTCCTCGACCAGATGCTGCTCATCGAGGAGGTGGCCGCGAAGGTCGCCGCGGCTCCCGAGGTCGACGAAGCGCTGCTGCGCACGGCCAAGAAGCACGGCTTCTCCGACGCCCAGCTCGCCCAGCTGCGCGGCCTGACCGAGCCCGAGGTGCGCGCTCTGCGCCACCGCCTCGGCGTGAGGCCGGTCTTCAAGACCGTCGACACCTGCGCCGCGGAGTTCGCCGCGCAGACGCCGTACCACTACTCGGCCTACGAGAGCACCTCCGAGGGCGAGTCCGAGGTGGTCGCGAGCGAGCGCCGCAAGGTGGTCGTCCTCGGCTCGGGCCCCAACCGCATCGGCCAGGGCGTGGAGTTCGACTACTCCTGCGTCCACGCCGTCATGGCGCTGCGCGACGCCGGCTTCGAGGCCGTGCTCGTCAACTGCAACCCGGAGACGGTCTCCACCGACTACGACACCTCCGACCGGCTCTACTTCGAGCCGCTCACCCTGGAGGACGTGCTCGAGGTCCTCCACGCGGAGGCCGCCTCCGGCGAGCTCGTCGGCGTCATCGCCACCCTCGGCGGCCAGACCCCGCTCGGTCTCGCGGCGCAGCTCGAGGCCGAGGGGATCCCGGTGCTCGGCACCACCCCGGCCGCCATCGACCTCGCCGAGGACCGCGGCGAGTTCGGCCGCGTGCTGGCGCAGGCGGGGCTGCGGGCCCCGCAGTTCGGCACCGCCACCTCGGTGGAGCAGGCCCGCGCCGTCGCCGAGGAGATCGGCTTCCCGGTGCTCGTGCGGCCCAGCTACGTGCTCGGCGGGCGCGGCATGCAGATCGTCTACGACGAGGGCTCCCTGGAGGAGTACGTCCGACGCGCCACCGTCGCCAGCCCCGACCACCCCGTGCTGGTGGACAGGTTCCTCGACGACGCCGTGGAGATCGACGTCGACGCCCTCTTCGACGGCACCGACGTCTACCTGGGCGGCGTCATGGAGCACATCGAGGAGGCCGGGGTCCACTCCGGTGACTCCGCCTGCGTGCTCCCGCCGGTCACCCTGGGCTCCTCGGTGCTGGCGCGGGTGCGCGAGGCCACCGAGGGCATCGCCCGCGGCGTCGGGGTGCGCGGGCTGCTCAACGTGCAGTTCGCACTCGCCTCCGACGTGCTCTACGTGCTCGAGGCCAACCCGCGCGCCAGCCGCACGGTGCCGTTCGTGGCCAAGGCGACCGGCGTCGCCCTGGCCAAGGCCGCGGCGCGCATCGCCGTGGGGGCCACCATCGCCGAGCTGCGCGCCGAGGGCCTGCTGCCCGCCACCGGTGACGGCGGCGACCTGCCCGCCGACTCACCCATCTCCGTCAAGGAGGCGGTGCTGCCGTTCAAGCGCTTCCTCACCCCGGACGGGCTCGTCGTCGACAGCCTGCTCGGCCCGGAGATGCGCTCGACCGGCGAGGTCATGGGCATCGACGTCGACTTCCCCTCGGCGTTCGCCAAGAGCCAGGCCGCCGCGTACGGCGGGCTGCCGCTGTCCGGCACGGTGTTCGTCTCCGTGGCCGACCCCGACAAGCGCGCCGTGATCTTCCCCGTGAAGCGCCTGGTGGACCTCGGGTTCCGCGTGCTGGCCACCGAGGGCACCGCGATGATGCTGCGGCGCAACGGCGTGGCCAGCACGGTGGTGCGCAAGCACTCCTCGGGCACCGGTGCCGACGGCGAGCCGACCGTGGTGGAGCGGATCCTCGCGGGCGAGGTCGACCTCGTGATCAACACGCCCAGTGCAGGGGAGTCCTCGACGGCCGCGGGTGCCCGCGCTGACGGGTACGAGATCCGGGCGGCCACCGCCGCGATGGACGTGCCGGTGTTCACCACGGTGCAGCAGCTGGCGGCGGCAGCAGCCGCCATCGACACCGCCCACGCCGCCCGCGCGGCGGGCGAGCCGGTGCGGGTCCGCTCGCTGCAGGAGCACGCCGAGTACCTCAAGACCACCCGGTGA
- the gmk gene encoding guanylate kinase — translation MSSQQATGPVRTTPQRLVVLAGPTAVGKGTVAADVRARYPQVWLSVSATTRAPRPGEVDGVHYLFTSEADFDALVQEGQMLEWAVVHGRHRYGTPRGPVERALTAGTPVLLEIDLQGARQVKAVMPDAHFVFLAPPSWEELERRLVGRGTEGPEERERRLSTARVELAAEGEFDTTIVNDDVSRAADELVSWMGLGPLTRR, via the coding sequence CTGAGCTCGCAGCAGGCCACCGGCCCGGTCCGGACGACGCCCCAGCGGCTGGTCGTCCTGGCCGGGCCGACGGCTGTCGGCAAGGGCACCGTCGCCGCTGACGTCCGCGCCCGCTACCCGCAGGTGTGGCTGTCGGTCTCGGCGACCACCCGCGCGCCCCGGCCGGGCGAGGTGGACGGCGTGCACTACCTCTTCACCAGCGAGGCCGACTTCGACGCGCTGGTCCAGGAGGGGCAGATGCTCGAGTGGGCGGTGGTCCACGGCCGGCACCGCTACGGCACCCCCCGCGGCCCGGTGGAGCGCGCCCTGACGGCCGGCACGCCGGTGCTGCTGGAGATCGACCTGCAGGGTGCCCGTCAGGTGAAGGCCGTCATGCCCGACGCTCACTTCGTCTTCCTGGCCCCTCCCAGCTGGGAGGAGCTCGAGCGCCGCCTGGTCGGTCGCGGCACCGAGGGACCCGAGGAGCGGGAGCGCCGCTTGTCGACCGCACGGGTGGAGCTCGCCGCCGAGGGGGAGTTCGACACCACGATCGTGAACGACGACGTCAGCCGAGCTGCTGACGAGCTCGTATCATGGATGGGTCTGGGTCCGCTCACCCGCCGCTGA
- a CDS encoding dihydroorotate dehydrogenase: MSTPSAPATSATEEVAHAAVDLSTSIGSFHLPAPTMTASGCAAAGAELAPYLDLSALGAVVTKSVLREPRSGRATPRMAETPSGMLNSIGLQGPGIDAFLEHDLPVLAQAGARVVVSIAGGDPEEFGELAGRLAALGPDSPVGAIEVNISCPNVANRGLVFACDPGASRAVLEAVSGAVASAASASGHPALPVLAKLSPDVTDLVAVARACTDGGATGLTAINTTLGMVIDPVTLRPQLAGVTGGTSGPAIRPIAVRCIWQLTAAKRAGVLPDVPVVGAGGVASGADALQLIAVGACAVQVGTATFADPSAPARVARELEAELARRGVARLADVIGIAHEPGRGPR; the protein is encoded by the coding sequence ATGAGCACCCCCTCCGCGCCTGCCACCTCCGCGACCGAGGAGGTCGCGCACGCCGCCGTGGACCTGTCCACGTCCATCGGGTCCTTCCACCTGCCGGCGCCCACGATGACGGCCTCCGGGTGCGCCGCCGCCGGTGCCGAGCTGGCGCCCTACCTGGACCTGTCGGCGCTCGGCGCCGTCGTCACCAAGTCGGTGCTGCGCGAGCCGCGCTCGGGCCGGGCCACCCCGCGCATGGCCGAGACCCCGTCGGGGATGCTCAACAGCATCGGGCTGCAGGGCCCGGGCATCGACGCCTTCCTCGAGCACGACCTGCCGGTGCTGGCGCAGGCCGGCGCGCGCGTGGTCGTCTCCATCGCCGGGGGAGACCCCGAGGAGTTCGGGGAGCTGGCCGGCCGCCTGGCGGCCCTGGGTCCCGACAGCCCGGTGGGCGCGATCGAGGTCAACATCTCCTGCCCGAACGTGGCCAACCGCGGCCTGGTGTTCGCGTGCGACCCCGGCGCCTCCCGCGCGGTGCTCGAGGCCGTCAGCGGCGCAGTGGCCTCCGCGGCCAGCGCCAGCGGACACCCGGCGCTGCCCGTGCTGGCCAAGCTCAGCCCCGACGTCACCGACCTCGTGGCCGTGGCGCGGGCCTGCACCGACGGCGGGGCGACGGGCCTCACGGCCATCAACACCACGCTCGGCATGGTCATCGACCCGGTGACGCTGCGCCCGCAGCTCGCGGGGGTGACCGGCGGCACCTCCGGCCCGGCGATCCGGCCCATCGCCGTGCGCTGCATCTGGCAGCTCACCGCCGCCAAGCGCGCGGGGGTCCTGCCCGACGTGCCCGTGGTGGGCGCGGGCGGCGTGGCCAGCGGCGCCGACGCGCTGCAGCTCATCGCCGTCGGCGCCTGCGCCGTGCAGGTCGGGACGGCGACCTTCGCCGACCCCTCGGCGCCCGCCCGCGTGGCCCGGGAGCTGGAGGCGGAGCTGGCCCGGCGCGGGGTCGCGCGCCTGGCCGACGTGATCGGCATCGCCCACGAGCCCGGGAGGGGCCCTCGATGA
- a CDS encoding dihydroorotate dehydrogenase electron transfer subunit — protein MSSPVSWPAGVQEAAEVVSARPVGAYTHLVLRAPEAARRAQPGQFVACGTGDSGMLLRRSLSLHAADPEAGTLEVVVAAAGPGTRLLAAKRPGDVVSTTAPLGRPFPLPAPGTPAVVIGGGYGAAPLPWLARVLTTGGSRVVGIVGAASADRLLGTSAVDDATALDGIADAVVVTTDDGSLGAPGRVTDALPEVLLELSELGEPAVYACGPMPMLRSVHTTTREVLGERAQTWLAVEESMACGVGVCMTCVLPVVDLDDDDTPTRMLRACTAGPVFDGDALRWDAIGAAPHLRGGALVPDDAVGAPVVGRAGGH, from the coding sequence GTGAGCAGCCCGGTGAGCTGGCCCGCGGGCGTGCAGGAAGCGGCCGAGGTCGTCTCCGCACGCCCCGTGGGCGCGTACACGCACCTCGTGCTGCGCGCTCCCGAGGCGGCCCGGCGCGCGCAGCCGGGCCAGTTCGTGGCCTGCGGCACCGGCGACTCCGGCATGCTCCTGCGCCGCTCGCTGTCGCTGCACGCCGCCGACCCCGAGGCGGGCACGCTGGAGGTGGTCGTCGCGGCGGCCGGGCCGGGCACGCGGCTGCTGGCCGCCAAGCGCCCCGGTGACGTGGTCTCCACCACGGCGCCGCTGGGGCGCCCGTTCCCGCTTCCTGCTCCAGGAACCCCCGCGGTGGTCATCGGCGGTGGCTACGGGGCGGCGCCGCTGCCCTGGCTGGCGCGGGTGCTCACCACCGGAGGGTCGCGCGTGGTGGGGATCGTCGGCGCGGCGAGCGCTGACCGGCTGCTCGGCACGAGCGCCGTCGACGACGCCACCGCGCTGGACGGGATCGCCGACGCCGTGGTCGTCACGACCGACGACGGGTCCCTGGGAGCCCCCGGCCGCGTCACCGACGCCCTGCCCGAGGTGCTGCTGGAGCTGAGCGAGCTCGGGGAACCGGCCGTCTACGCGTGCGGCCCGATGCCCATGCTCCGCTCGGTCCACACCACCACCCGCGAGGTGCTGGGGGAGCGGGCGCAGACCTGGCTTGCGGTGGAGGAGTCCATGGCCTGCGGCGTCGGCGTCTGCATGACCTGCGTGCTGCCCGTGGTCGACCTCGACGACGACGACACTCCGACGCGCATGCTGCGGGCCTGCACCGCCGGCCCGGTCTTCGACGGCGACGCTCTGCGCTGGGACGCCATCGGCGCCGCGCCGCACCTGCGGGGCGGGGCCCTCGTCCCCGACGACGCCGTCGGCGCGCCCGTCGTCGGCAGGGCCGGAGGCCACTGA